A genomic region of Mesobacillus jeotgali contains the following coding sequences:
- the panC gene encoding pantoate--beta-alanine ligase, translated as MRIIRTITEMQKQMQQLKSEGKSIGYVPTMGFLHEGHISLMNRARLENDAVVLSIFVNPLQFGPAEDLDAYPRDFERDHEIAENQGVDYIFYPSVEEMYPDNASVKVSVVDRTNVLCGKSRPGHFDGVATVLIKLFNIILPTRAYFGLKDAQQVAVVDGLIRDFNFPIELIPVETVREEDGLAKSSRNVYLSDDERQQAVELSKSLEMARLAIERGERSPDEVVGMMRHHIKENTTGTVDYVEIYSYPELGEMETLKGKVLIALAVKFSKARLIDNTILEVE; from the coding sequence ATGAGAATCATTAGAACCATCACCGAGATGCAGAAACAGATGCAACAATTGAAATCTGAAGGTAAATCCATTGGTTATGTACCAACCATGGGTTTCCTGCATGAAGGCCATATATCATTGATGAATAGGGCGCGTCTGGAAAATGACGCTGTTGTCCTGAGTATTTTCGTGAACCCACTTCAATTCGGCCCTGCGGAGGATCTGGATGCCTATCCACGTGATTTTGAACGCGACCATGAGATTGCGGAGAATCAAGGAGTAGATTATATCTTCTATCCTTCTGTTGAAGAAATGTATCCAGATAATGCTTCGGTAAAAGTATCTGTTGTTGACCGGACAAATGTCCTTTGCGGCAAATCAAGGCCTGGGCATTTTGACGGAGTAGCGACTGTCTTGATCAAGCTGTTTAATATCATCCTGCCAACGAGGGCATATTTTGGCCTCAAGGATGCTCAGCAGGTCGCAGTGGTCGATGGCCTGATCAGGGATTTCAATTTTCCAATAGAATTGATTCCGGTTGAAACAGTACGTGAAGAAGATGGGTTAGCAAAAAGTTCGAGAAATGTCTATTTAAGTGACGATGAAAGACAACAGGCAGTCGAACTTAGCAAAAGCCTTGAAATGGCTAGACTCGCCATTGAGAGAGGCGAAAGAAGCCCTGATGAGGTTGTTGGAATGATGAGGCATCATATTAAAGAGAATACGACAGGTACAGTAGATTATGTTGAAATCTATTCCTATCCTGAGCTTGGTGAAATGGAGACATTGAAGGGAAAAGTCCTCATTGCACTGGCTGTGAAGTTCTCAAAAGCAAGACTCATTGACAATACCATTTTAGAAGTAGAATAA
- the panD gene encoding aspartate 1-decarboxylase, whose protein sequence is MFRTMMNAKIHRARVTEANLNYVGSITIDTDILDAVGMVANEKVQIVNNNNGARFETYIIPGERGSGVVCLNGAAARLVHEGDVVIIISYALVPEEKVPSHQPKVALMDENNRIVEMLHAEPEKTVFL, encoded by the coding sequence ATGTTTCGCACCATGATGAATGCTAAAATACATCGAGCAAGAGTAACTGAAGCCAATTTGAACTATGTCGGCAGCATCACGATCGACACTGATATTCTGGACGCAGTCGGAATGGTTGCTAATGAAAAGGTTCAGATTGTAAATAATAATAATGGCGCTCGCTTTGAAACATACATTATTCCAGGTGAAAGAGGGAGCGGAGTAGTGTGCCTGAACGGTGCAGCAGCCCGTCTAGTGCATGAAGGCGATGTTGTAATCATCATTTCCTATGCGCTTGTTCCGGAAGAGAAGGTTCCGTCCCATCAGCCAAAAGTAGCGTTGATGGATGAGAATAACCGTATAGTAGAAATGCTGCATGCTGAACCTGAAAAAACCGTATTCCTATAA